One segment of Sinorhizobium sp. BG8 DNA contains the following:
- a CDS encoding pyrimidine dimer DNA glycosylase/endonuclease V, which yields MTRINCIPPSELSGPHLVAEYRELPRVFALVRAAIERGERPDDPRNPLAYTLGKGHVRFFYSRLGYLAARQAALIGEMEARGYKPTFRNAGALLDGFPPEWCSDWIPAEESVQINRARILERTAGAVRLRQPSAAE from the coding sequence ATGACTCGCATCAACTGCATACCGCCGTCGGAACTGAGTGGCCCGCACCTCGTTGCCGAATACAGGGAACTTCCGCGCGTCTTCGCGCTCGTGCGCGCGGCCATCGAACGCGGCGAGAGGCCGGACGATCCGCGCAATCCGCTCGCCTACACCCTCGGGAAGGGGCATGTACGTTTCTTCTACAGCCGTCTTGGTTATCTCGCCGCGCGTCAGGCGGCCCTGATCGGCGAGATGGAGGCGAGGGGTTACAAGCCGACATTCAGGAATGCCGGGGCGCTGCTCGACGGCTTTCCGCCGGAGTGGTGCTCTGACTGGATCCCGGCGGAGGAGAGCGTCCAGATCAACCGGGCGCGAATTCTGGAAAGAACGGCCGGCGCTGTCCGCCTTCGCCAACCTTCCGCAGCGGAGTAA
- a CDS encoding NAD-dependent succinate-semialdehyde dehydrogenase, producing MAYQSVNPATGKVLKTFESHSDEEIERALALAHSLYKSPWCKGDRGPRLQVLNRFAKLANERLEELARILTLEMGKRINEARTEVRITAEIAQYYAENAETLLAREKVATPKGDAWLEYHPIGVVVAVEPWNFPFYQLIRVAGPNLAIGNPVLAKHASMVPQAAVAFEELLTEAGAPEGAWTNIFATGDQISKLIADDRVQGVALTGSEGAGSIVAANAGKNLKKSVMELGGSDVFVVLDDADVDKAVAAGVEARLRGCGQVCNGAKRFLIHEKVADEFVNKLAEKFTSTKIGDPMDETVGLGPMSSIGARDDIAGQVERAVKAGARVLVGGAVVEGPGAYYKPTILTHVTRDNPAYFEEFFGPVAQVHVIKSDDDVVRIANDSNFGLSGAIFTADVERAKSLASQVETGSVWINTSSFTGPELPFGGVKKSGYGRELAGAGIKELVNQKMVLVAH from the coding sequence ATGGCATATCAGAGCGTAAACCCGGCAACAGGCAAGGTCCTCAAGACCTTCGAAAGCCACAGCGATGAGGAGATCGAAAGGGCGCTTGCGCTCGCGCACTCCCTCTACAAGTCACCGTGGTGCAAGGGCGACAGGGGGCCGCGACTGCAGGTTCTGAACCGATTTGCCAAACTGGCAAACGAGCGCCTGGAGGAGCTCGCACGCATACTGACCCTGGAAATGGGAAAGCGGATCAACGAAGCGCGCACCGAGGTGCGGATCACCGCCGAAATCGCCCAGTACTACGCCGAGAACGCCGAGACCCTTCTCGCCCGGGAGAAGGTTGCGACACCGAAGGGCGACGCGTGGCTGGAGTATCATCCGATCGGGGTCGTCGTTGCCGTCGAGCCCTGGAATTTCCCCTTCTACCAACTGATCCGGGTGGCCGGACCCAATCTGGCAATCGGCAATCCCGTGCTTGCGAAACACGCCAGCATGGTTCCGCAGGCGGCCGTCGCGTTTGAAGAACTGCTTACCGAGGCGGGTGCGCCGGAAGGCGCCTGGACGAACATCTTCGCAACGGGTGACCAGATTTCGAAACTCATTGCTGACGATCGGGTTCAGGGCGTGGCTCTCACCGGATCCGAGGGCGCGGGCAGCATCGTGGCGGCCAATGCGGGCAAAAACCTCAAGAAGTCCGTGATGGAACTCGGCGGCAGCGACGTCTTCGTCGTGCTCGACGATGCGGACGTGGACAAGGCCGTGGCCGCCGGGGTCGAAGCCAGGCTCCGCGGCTGCGGTCAGGTCTGCAATGGTGCGAAACGCTTTCTCATCCATGAGAAGGTCGCCGACGAGTTCGTCAACAAGCTCGCGGAGAAGTTCACGAGCACCAAGATCGGCGACCCAATGGATGAGACCGTCGGTCTCGGGCCGATGTCATCGATAGGCGCTCGCGACGATATTGCCGGGCAGGTCGAACGCGCCGTCAAGGCCGGGGCCCGGGTCCTGGTCGGCGGGGCCGTGGTGGAGGGGCCGGGCGCCTATTACAAGCCAACGATCCTCACCCATGTGACAAGGGACAACCCGGCGTACTTCGAGGAGTTCTTCGGTCCTGTCGCTCAGGTGCACGTGATCAAGAGCGATGACGACGTGGTCAGGATCGCGAACGACTCGAATTTCGGGCTTTCAGGGGCGATCTTCACGGCGGACGTCGAGCGCGCCAAATCCCTCGCTTCGCAGGTCGAGACTGGGTCCGTCTGGATCAATACGTCCTCCTTCACCGGACCGGAACTCCCGTTTGGCGGGGTCAAGAAATCCGGCTACGGTCGCGAACTCGCAGGCGCAGGCATCAAGGAGCTGGTGAACCAGAAGATGGTTCTCGTCGCGCACTGA
- a CDS encoding FAD-dependent oxidoreductase, with the protein MADRGDFNTVSSPISVELREIPGEAFPRLTPDMVARIAPFGGSDRFEAGVYLYEVGDREVDFFVILNGAVDVFESDGQGGHKLIATHRENQFTGELHHLSGRAVLVCGKATVPTSVIRLSRSSLLKLVSAEPDIGEIILRSFILRRARLLEHAEGGTVVVGNCRAGDTVRIQTFLERNGYPYRCLDTDVDVDARVAMESFHADADSLPIVVLNGVRVLTRPTNHDLAEALGITERLDPSHVYDVLVVGAGPSGLAAAVYAASEGLNTLVIEAIGPGGQAGTSSRIENYLGFPMGISGQDLARRAQIQAQRFGARFAVADAALRLDCTCYPFQVQLEGGGVVLGRSVVVATGARYRRLDIPEAQRFEGKGIHYAATSIEAQLCEGSEVAIVGGGNSAGQAAIFLSSRARRVHLLVRGDGLSATMSDYLVGRITQSSRIDLYTRSEITSLAGEGYLSSVRWRQHGNEGFEHEISNLFLMIGAVPNTDWLNGCVELDDRGFILTGDHCNSAPQSSPYATSVPGIFAVGDVRAQSVKRVASSVGEGSVVVHSIHGWLANNPVVRNVTGRLAGV; encoded by the coding sequence ATGGCCGACAGAGGCGACTTCAACACTGTCAGCAGCCCGATTTCCGTTGAACTGCGTGAAATCCCTGGCGAGGCGTTTCCTCGCCTCACGCCCGATATGGTGGCACGCATCGCCCCGTTCGGAGGGAGCGATCGTTTCGAGGCCGGTGTGTACTTGTACGAGGTCGGCGATCGGGAGGTCGACTTCTTCGTCATCCTGAACGGGGCGGTCGACGTGTTCGAGAGTGACGGGCAAGGCGGGCACAAGCTTATCGCCACGCACCGCGAAAACCAGTTCACCGGAGAACTCCATCACCTGAGTGGGCGAGCAGTCCTGGTTTGTGGGAAGGCCACAGTTCCCACGTCCGTCATCCGCCTTTCCCGCTCTTCCCTGTTGAAACTGGTCAGCGCCGAGCCGGATATCGGAGAAATCATCCTGCGCTCGTTCATTCTCAGGCGCGCCAGGCTTCTCGAACATGCCGAAGGCGGCACCGTGGTCGTGGGCAATTGCCGCGCGGGAGATACGGTCCGCATCCAGACTTTTCTGGAAAGGAACGGCTATCCATATCGCTGTCTCGACACCGACGTCGACGTCGACGCGCGGGTTGCCATGGAGTCCTTCCATGCTGACGCCGATAGCCTGCCGATCGTCGTTCTTAATGGCGTCAGGGTTCTCACCCGGCCGACCAATCATGACCTCGCAGAGGCTCTCGGCATAACGGAGCGGCTGGATCCTTCGCATGTTTATGACGTGCTCGTCGTTGGTGCAGGGCCATCCGGCCTCGCCGCCGCGGTCTACGCCGCATCCGAGGGCCTGAATACGCTGGTCATCGAGGCCATTGGTCCAGGCGGCCAGGCGGGCACGAGTTCGCGGATCGAGAACTATCTCGGGTTCCCCATGGGCATCTCGGGACAGGATCTTGCCCGGCGCGCCCAGATACAGGCGCAACGGTTCGGCGCGCGCTTCGCCGTCGCCGATGCAGCGTTGCGTCTCGACTGCACCTGCTATCCATTCCAGGTGCAACTGGAAGGCGGAGGCGTGGTGCTTGGACGATCGGTCGTGGTCGCGACTGGCGCGCGGTACCGAAGACTGGACATACCCGAGGCACAGCGCTTCGAAGGGAAAGGAATCCACTACGCTGCAACGTCGATCGAGGCACAGCTTTGCGAAGGCAGTGAAGTCGCAATAGTCGGCGGTGGAAATTCCGCCGGACAGGCGGCGATCTTCTTGTCCTCACGAGCCCGGCGCGTACATCTGCTCGTCCGAGGTGACGGGCTTTCGGCGACCATGTCGGACTATCTTGTCGGCCGCATCACCCAGTCCTCGCGGATTGACCTGTATACCCGCAGCGAAATCACCTCCCTTGCCGGCGAAGGCTACCTTTCATCGGTCCGCTGGCGACAACACGGGAACGAAGGGTTCGAGCACGAAATCTCCAACCTTTTCCTGATGATCGGGGCTGTTCCGAACACCGACTGGCTCAACGGTTGCGTTGAACTCGATGATCGGGGTTTCATTCTGACTGGCGACCACTGCAATAGTGCTCCGCAGAGTTCGCCCTATGCGACGAGCGTCCCGGGAATATTCGCAGTCGGCGACGTTCGTGCCCAATCCGTCAAACGTGTCGCGTCAAGTGTCGGAGAAGGATCAGTCGTCGTTCACTCGATCCACGGCTGGTTGGCGAACAACCCGGTGGTGCGCAATGTCACGGGTCGCTTGGCGGGCGTTTGA
- a CDS encoding winged helix-turn-helix domain-containing protein produces MVSTEPENVFVFGPFRLHGDHRRLFCGDEEVHLGGRAMEMLVALARKKGDVVHKEELYNAAWPGIFVHEANLKVTIASLRRALREYSPSADYIRTFVGRGYWLSDQVGAVDTPGIADLPIAANTQFPELGTVVGRDAEIAELRGRIAANRLTTIVGPGGIGKTTVAVATVQLLEDDEGGLVTFIDLSRAVGEEFVIPSVAAALGISSGSQDRLEAISSFLARRKALLLLDTCEHVLNAVAHLCDVVLANTGDVRIVATSRQALRAKREEVFWLGPLEVPPPGRSYTAEQVLRYTAPQLLIERASEKGRYMMGDGDASAVAEICRRLDGSPLAIELVSSRLITRPASDVLEELDDRFTTLVGRDQEGPFVNRPCLRRWSGAMRSSRRARRPSCVPSRCSRARLTWMQLSVSSSTTGWIRRSFLMRLPGCVQSRC; encoded by the coding sequence ATGGTATCGACGGAACCGGAGAATGTATTCGTATTTGGTCCTTTCCGTCTTCATGGGGACCATCGCCGCTTGTTCTGCGGTGACGAAGAGGTTCATCTCGGCGGTCGGGCAATGGAGATGCTCGTGGCCCTGGCCCGGAAGAAGGGCGATGTGGTGCACAAGGAGGAGCTGTACAACGCGGCCTGGCCCGGTATTTTCGTTCATGAAGCCAATCTGAAGGTGACGATAGCTTCGCTCAGGCGGGCACTGAGGGAATATTCCCCCTCGGCGGACTATATCAGGACGTTCGTGGGCCGTGGCTACTGGCTGAGCGATCAGGTGGGGGCCGTGGATACTCCTGGTATCGCGGATCTGCCCATTGCGGCAAACACCCAGTTTCCCGAACTGGGCACGGTTGTCGGGCGGGATGCCGAAATCGCTGAATTGCGCGGCAGGATTGCCGCCAACCGCCTGACGACGATCGTTGGTCCCGGCGGCATTGGAAAGACGACAGTTGCAGTCGCGACCGTGCAGCTGCTCGAAGACGATGAAGGAGGTCTCGTCACTTTCATCGATCTCTCCCGGGCGGTCGGCGAGGAATTCGTCATTCCCTCGGTTGCCGCAGCGCTTGGTATCAGTTCAGGTAGCCAGGATCGGCTCGAGGCGATCTCGTCGTTCCTTGCTCGAAGGAAGGCACTGCTCCTGCTGGACACATGCGAGCATGTGCTCAATGCCGTCGCCCATCTTTGTGATGTCGTCCTCGCAAACACCGGCGACGTGAGGATCGTCGCGACAAGCCGCCAGGCCCTCCGCGCAAAGCGGGAGGAGGTTTTCTGGCTCGGTCCTCTCGAAGTCCCGCCGCCTGGCCGTAGCTACACCGCCGAACAGGTCCTTCGTTACACCGCGCCCCAACTTCTCATCGAACGAGCGTCCGAGAAGGGGAGATACATGATGGGCGATGGAGATGCGTCAGCGGTTGCTGAGATATGCAGGCGCCTCGATGGATCGCCCCTCGCCATCGAGCTTGTATCGTCCCGGCTGATCACCCGACCTGCTTCTGACGTCCTCGAGGAACTCGATGATCGCTTCACCACACTCGTCGGACGTGATCAGGAGGGCCCCTTCGTCAACAGACCCTGCTTGCGACGTTGGAGTGGAGCTATGCGCTCCTCACGACGAGCGAGGCGGCCATCTTGCGTGCCGTCTCGGTGTTCACGGGCGCGTTTGACATGGATGCAGTTGTCAGTGTCGTCGTCCACCACGGGCTGGATCCGACGATCGTTTTTGATGCGATTGCCGGGCTGCGTGCAAAGTCGATGTTGA
- the nhaA gene encoding Na+/H+ antiporter NhaA: MTHPEPPGRLDRPVDGRSDHILGNESAEVTLVEYGSYVCPHCRAANEEIARVRGQFGDRLRYVFRHLPIPGSEIARRAAELAESTHSNEEFWKVHMRLMTRSAQLTEEDIIVVTREVGLENEEPRQADLVAQNANTKIDADIRSAQASGVRFTPTFFINDRRYDGPWDESSLTDAMLGRLGHRMQSAALDFVAWGPSAGVLLLLATIVAVILSNSPAGVAFERLMHENVGFIIGTEAFGMSLRHWINDGLLTVFFLVVGLEIKREMTVGRLATTATAVLPIAAAIGGMILPALMYWLLIPSGPWTHGWGIPMATDTAFAVAIIAMMGRRVPVELRIFLTAAAIVDDIGSIAVVALFYSDELNLLYALAAMALGFLLWLFSRAHVYRVSMYLLLGVALWACVYASGFHASLAGITLALLIPTRPPANLRALIVQADTIIAAEAQRGDVLRHGPSLRALRALDAIHDRLESPADRLLRYAATRSSYLILPLFAVANAGVEITPGVLANHGPLMLAIVAGLFIGKPLGIMAACAIAVRLGIAAKPEAYSWQQLLGAAALAGIGFTMSLFIAGQAFTETTDFAAAKIAVFLASMLSAVVGALLLLTAGKRSTSRVTELAPSGIRP, translated from the coding sequence ATGACCCACCCGGAGCCTCCGGGCAGACTTGACCGCCCCGTCGATGGGCGTTCCGACCATATTCTCGGCAATGAGAGTGCCGAAGTCACCCTGGTCGAGTACGGCAGTTACGTCTGCCCCCATTGCAGGGCCGCAAATGAAGAGATTGCCCGCGTTCGCGGACAATTCGGAGATCGCCTACGCTATGTCTTTCGCCACCTGCCGATACCAGGCAGCGAGATTGCGCGCAGAGCTGCAGAACTGGCCGAGAGCACCCACAGCAACGAGGAGTTCTGGAAAGTCCACATGAGGTTGATGACTCGGTCCGCTCAACTGACTGAGGAAGACATTATCGTCGTCACGAGAGAAGTCGGACTGGAAAACGAGGAGCCGCGTCAGGCCGATCTTGTGGCTCAAAATGCGAACACAAAAATCGATGCCGATATCCGAAGCGCTCAAGCCAGCGGAGTTCGTTTCACACCAACCTTCTTCATCAATGATCGTCGCTACGACGGACCTTGGGACGAAAGCTCGTTGACCGACGCGATGCTTGGACGTCTCGGTCACCGCATGCAATCTGCCGCGTTGGACTTCGTCGCCTGGGGGCCATCGGCAGGCGTGCTTCTGCTGCTGGCAACCATTGTGGCGGTCATCCTCAGCAACTCGCCCGCCGGTGTCGCATTCGAAAGGCTGATGCATGAGAATGTGGGCTTCATCATCGGAACCGAAGCGTTCGGGATGTCGCTGCGCCACTGGATCAACGATGGCCTCCTGACAGTCTTCTTCCTCGTGGTCGGGCTTGAGATCAAGCGTGAGATGACCGTCGGACGCCTGGCGACCACCGCCACGGCTGTCTTGCCGATTGCCGCAGCGATCGGTGGCATGATCCTTCCGGCGCTGATGTACTGGCTACTGATACCGAGCGGCCCTTGGACGCACGGCTGGGGCATCCCGATGGCGACAGATACCGCCTTCGCTGTGGCAATCATCGCCATGATGGGCCGTCGTGTACCGGTCGAGCTGCGAATATTCCTGACTGCCGCGGCCATTGTGGACGATATCGGTTCGATCGCGGTCGTGGCCCTCTTCTATTCAGACGAACTCAACCTGCTCTACGCCTTGGCCGCAATGGCTCTTGGGTTTCTGCTCTGGTTGTTTAGTCGAGCCCATGTGTACCGAGTGTCCATGTACCTGCTCTTAGGCGTGGCACTGTGGGCATGCGTCTATGCCAGCGGCTTCCACGCATCACTGGCCGGGATCACGCTTGCCCTCCTGATCCCGACCCGACCACCAGCGAACCTCAGGGCACTCATCGTCCAGGCCGACACGATCATCGCGGCCGAGGCCCAGCGTGGCGATGTACTGAGGCACGGTCCCTCGCTTCGCGCCTTGAGGGCGCTCGACGCCATACATGACCGACTGGAATCTCCCGCAGATCGGTTGCTTCGGTACGCGGCAACACGTTCGAGCTATCTCATCCTGCCGCTCTTCGCCGTCGCGAACGCAGGCGTCGAGATCACCCCTGGGGTTTTGGCAAATCATGGGCCATTGATGCTGGCGATCGTCGCCGGTCTGTTCATCGGCAAGCCTCTTGGAATTATGGCAGCCTGCGCGATCGCCGTTCGATTGGGCATTGCAGCCAAGCCGGAGGCATACTCCTGGCAGCAATTGCTCGGCGCGGCCGCGCTCGCGGGAATAGGATTCACGATGTCCCTTTTCATCGCCGGGCAAGCGTTCACGGAGACAACGGATTTCGCTGCCGCCAAGATCGCCGTCTTCCTGGCGTCGATGCTCTCCGCCGTGGTTGGAGCGTTGTTGCTTCTGACTGCCGGGAAGCGTTCGACCAGTCGCGTTACAGAACTCGCCCCATCAGGGATAAGGCCATAA
- a CDS encoding alpha/beta hydrolase, translating to MARMRYRTMQTAGAEIFYRETVPEVADERPPILLLHGFPSSSHQYSGLMQRVGKAFRMIAPDYPGFGQTRDLSPPGGFVYSFENISRTIEEFIDKLGLERFVLYVFDFGAPVGFRIAARRPDLIAGIIVQNANAYEAGLSDAARHLVSMQKQDEAGLKELDGLLTLEGTKFQYFTGVVDPEAISPDGYTLDQGYLDLPGRKARMLELLLDYKSNVEAYPTWQEWFRRALPPAQILWGRNDPLFLEAGARAYLVDLPNAEFHLFDTGHFALEECLDTIAPLVAGFVNRLSRSVTV from the coding sequence ATGGCCCGCATGCGATATCGGACTATGCAGACCGCAGGGGCGGAAATCTTCTACCGTGAGACCGTGCCCGAGGTCGCGGACGAGCGGCCGCCGATCTTGCTCCTCCATGGGTTTCCTTCCTCTTCACACCAGTACAGCGGGCTGATGCAACGGGTGGGGAAGGCGTTCCGCATGATCGCCCCCGACTACCCAGGCTTCGGCCAGACCCGTGACCTGTCGCCTCCCGGCGGCTTTGTGTACAGCTTCGAGAATATCTCGCGGACCATCGAGGAATTTATCGACAAACTCGGGCTCGAACGGTTTGTCCTGTACGTCTTCGACTTCGGCGCTCCGGTCGGGTTCAGGATCGCCGCCCGCAGGCCGGATTTGATTGCGGGCATCATCGTACAGAACGCCAACGCCTACGAGGCAGGCCTTTCGGACGCCGCAAGACATCTTGTCTCCATGCAGAAACAGGACGAGGCCGGGCTCAAGGAACTGGATGGGCTACTGACGCTCGAGGGAACCAAGTTCCAGTATTTTACCGGTGTGGTGGACCCGGAGGCCATTTCCCCCGATGGCTACACTCTGGACCAAGGCTATCTGGATCTGCCGGGTCGTAAGGCGCGCATGCTCGAACTCTTGCTGGACTACAAATCCAACGTCGAAGCCTATCCCACATGGCAGGAGTGGTTCCGGCGGGCGTTGCCGCCTGCCCAGATCCTCTGGGGACGCAATGATCCGTTGTTCCTGGAAGCCGGTGCTCGCGCCTACCTGGTCGACCTGCCAAACGCGGAGTTCCACCTCTTCGACACCGGGCATTTCGCACTGGAGGAGTGCCTGGATACGATCGCACCCCTCGTGGCAGGCTTTGTGAACCGTCTGTCCAGGTCTGTCACCGTGTGA
- a CDS encoding SDR family oxidoreductase, with amino-acid sequence MTTNIEGKVVLITGGGTGLGAETAQMLASKGAKIAIAARRRGKLDEVASRISSTGGKAKAYELDVANKDQFKAVVDAVASEFGKLDVLINNAGLMPIRPMAEVNTDEWDAMIDVNLRGTLYGIAAVLPMFLKQETGHIINISSVAGVKVFAPGGTVYSGTKFAVRAISEGLRQEVGSKVRVTSIEPGAVESDLKHTTSGTSQGAVLEFYKSAIPASSVARAITFAIEQPDDVDINEIVLRPTAQEF; translated from the coding sequence ATGACGACCAATATCGAAGGAAAAGTCGTTCTGATCACCGGCGGCGGCACGGGGCTGGGCGCGGAGACTGCCCAGATGCTCGCCTCGAAGGGGGCAAAAATTGCGATCGCCGCGCGCCGGCGTGGAAAACTCGACGAAGTCGCGTCCAGAATTTCCTCCACGGGCGGCAAGGCGAAAGCCTATGAGCTGGATGTGGCCAACAAGGACCAGTTCAAGGCGGTCGTCGACGCGGTGGCATCCGAGTTCGGAAAGCTGGATGTGCTGATCAACAATGCAGGACTGATGCCTATCCGCCCGATGGCGGAAGTGAACACGGACGAATGGGACGCGATGATCGACGTCAACCTCAGGGGTACCCTGTACGGTATCGCCGCCGTCCTGCCGATGTTCCTCAAACAGGAGACTGGCCACATCATCAACATCAGCTCCGTCGCGGGCGTCAAGGTCTTCGCGCCGGGTGGCACGGTCTACTCCGGTACCAAGTTTGCCGTGAGGGCGATCTCAGAGGGGTTGCGCCAGGAGGTCGGAAGCAAGGTGAGGGTGACGTCCATCGAACCCGGCGCCGTCGAGAGCGATCTCAAGCATACGACCAGCGGCACATCGCAGGGCGCTGTCCTGGAATTCTACAAGTCGGCGATCCCCGCCAGTTCCGTCGCCAGGGCAATTACCTTCGCAATCGAGCAACCAGACGACGTTGACATCAATGAGATCGTGCTGCGTCCGACGGCACAGGAATTCTGA
- a CDS encoding winged helix-turn-helix domain-containing protein, with amino-acid sequence MLVALVQNHGQVLSHAELMAFAWPGLNVEASNIRVQMTHLRREIGCGENGDRYIVSVAGRGYSFVAPVIWEEASEVTQVWHVPLSYCDSSRTAPCVPKAFPPRLSHPIGRDENIAKLSQMVAERRFVTIVGAGGVGKTTLAILVAHAVRMFEDARFVDLSTVDDEAAVPSAIASALEIPFSEGDVIGRLRSRRALVVLDNCEHVIDAAADIVVSLLGRTNGVHILATSREAFRLPGEAVFLLRPLGVPPLTGRLTADQALLWPAIQLFVERAVDSGHLEPFVDEQAGTIAAICRRLDGNPLAIELVAGRMGPYGLDRVAELLDNQLALRWRGSRYATPRHQTAEAMMDWSYALLSEADQRVFRGLSVFPGEFSLDAAIAMMEDDDFEQADIIESIGNLIDKSLLSLHPGTGPRNSSCRVSPGHMRR; translated from the coding sequence ATGCTGGTCGCTCTCGTCCAGAACCATGGACAGGTCCTCTCCCACGCTGAACTCATGGCGTTCGCATGGCCCGGCCTCAATGTCGAAGCCTCCAACATAAGAGTGCAGATGACACATCTGAGGCGCGAAATCGGCTGCGGCGAGAACGGCGATCGCTATATCGTCAGCGTGGCGGGCCGTGGCTATAGCTTCGTCGCCCCGGTTATATGGGAAGAGGCGTCGGAGGTGACGCAGGTCTGGCATGTACCCTTGAGCTACTGCGATTCATCCCGCACGGCACCCTGCGTCCCAAAGGCTTTCCCGCCACGCTTGAGCCATCCGATCGGCCGAGACGAGAATATTGCCAAGCTTTCGCAGATGGTGGCTGAACGCCGTTTCGTCACCATTGTTGGTGCGGGAGGGGTCGGAAAGACGACCCTTGCCATTTTGGTGGCCCACGCCGTGCGCATGTTCGAAGATGCGCGTTTTGTCGACCTCAGCACCGTCGATGATGAAGCAGCTGTACCAAGTGCGATTGCCTCGGCGCTGGAGATCCCCTTTTCAGAAGGTGATGTCATCGGCCGCCTGCGCTCACGACGCGCCCTCGTGGTCCTGGATAATTGCGAGCATGTCATCGACGCTGCGGCTGATATCGTCGTTTCATTGCTCGGACGGACCAATGGGGTGCATATTCTCGCCACAAGCCGAGAGGCGTTCCGCCTGCCCGGCGAAGCCGTCTTCCTGCTCCGGCCCCTCGGCGTTCCTCCGCTCACAGGACGTTTGACCGCAGATCAGGCGCTGCTTTGGCCCGCGATCCAGCTTTTCGTGGAGCGTGCGGTTGATAGTGGCCATCTGGAGCCATTCGTCGACGAACAAGCAGGCACCATAGCGGCCATTTGCAGGAGATTGGACGGTAATCCGCTCGCGATCGAACTGGTGGCGGGCCGCATGGGACCATATGGCCTCGACCGGGTCGCGGAACTGTTGGACAACCAGCTCGCCTTGCGTTGGAGAGGCAGCCGATACGCTACGCCGCGCCATCAGACGGCAGAAGCAATGATGGATTGGAGCTATGCTCTTCTGTCCGAAGCGGACCAGCGGGTCTTCAGGGGGCTGTCGGTATTCCCCGGTGAGTTCTCGCTGGATGCGGCCATCGCAATGATGGAAGACGATGACTTCGAGCAAGCAGATATCATCGAATCGATCGGCAACCTGATCGACAAGTCCCTCCTTTCCCTTCACCCCGGGACGGGCCCGCGCAACTCAAGCTGTCGGGTATCGCCAGGACATATGCGGCGTTGA
- a CDS encoding NADH:flavin oxidoreductase/NADH oxidase, which yields MSTAALFQPIKIRGLNLLNRIVIAPMCQYSAEEGCMNEWHLIHLGKLALSGAALLTIEATAVVPEGRITYADLGLWNERCYAAMGLILESIRRWTDMPIGLQLNHAGRKASTEVPWEGGLQIPPTEALGWQTLAPSQLRYGKGKFPSLALDKEGLKHVRDAFAAAARRAAKLGLDLVQVHAAHGYLLHQFLSPLSNRRGDAYGGSLANRMRFPLEIFDAVRSEVPPDVPVSIRLSATDWVDGGWDLEQTLHFSAELQRRGCDTIHVSSGGLYPGQRIPIGPGYQVPFARAVKKEVNIPVVAVGLITGFEQAEAIVGTGDADMVALARTILFDPNWPWHAAAKLGGKVHVPKQYLQSQPNRFRDLFEND from the coding sequence ATGTCCACAGCAGCTCTGTTCCAACCCATCAAAATAAGAGGCTTGAATCTTCTCAATCGCATCGTGATCGCGCCGATGTGCCAGTACTCTGCCGAAGAAGGCTGCATGAACGAGTGGCATCTCATTCATCTTGGAAAGCTCGCATTGTCCGGAGCGGCTTTGCTGACGATCGAGGCGACCGCGGTCGTGCCGGAAGGCCGTATAACCTATGCCGACCTCGGCTTGTGGAACGAGCGGTGTTATGCGGCGATGGGACTGATCCTCGAGAGCATCCGTCGCTGGACGGACATGCCGATTGGATTGCAGCTCAATCATGCGGGCCGGAAGGCCTCGACCGAGGTTCCCTGGGAAGGTGGATTGCAGATTCCGCCGACAGAAGCACTCGGTTGGCAAACTCTTGCGCCGTCGCAACTGCGGTACGGGAAGGGGAAGTTCCCATCCCTTGCCCTGGACAAGGAGGGGCTGAAGCATGTTCGCGATGCATTCGCGGCCGCTGCAAGGCGCGCCGCCAAGCTTGGCTTGGATCTGGTCCAGGTCCATGCGGCTCACGGATATCTTCTCCACCAGTTCCTCTCTCCGTTGAGCAATCGCCGTGGCGATGCTTATGGCGGTTCGCTCGCAAATCGGATGCGCTTTCCACTCGAAATATTTGATGCTGTCCGGTCGGAAGTGCCCCCTGACGTTCCTGTCTCGATCAGGCTGTCCGCCACCGACTGGGTCGATGGAGGATGGGACCTGGAGCAAACGCTTCATTTCTCTGCGGAACTGCAGCGGCGCGGTTGCGACACCATCCACGTATCCAGCGGCGGCCTGTACCCCGGCCAGCGTATCCCGATTGGACCAGGCTATCAGGTTCCGTTTGCCCGCGCGGTCAAGAAAGAGGTCAATATACCCGTCGTCGCGGTTGGACTCATTACAGGTTTCGAACAAGCCGAGGCCATTGTCGGAACGGGCGACGCCGACATGGTGGCGCTCGCCCGGACGATCCTCTTTGATCCGAACTGGCCCTGGCATGCCGCCGCAAAGCTGGGTGGAAAGGTGCACGTGCCGAAGCAATATCTCCAATCCCAGCCCAATCGTTTCCGGGACCTGTTCGAAAACGATTGA